AGAAGGCTCATCCGATACGGGAGTAGTCTGGTTTAGAAGAGCAATGATGTCATCTACATTAGGCTTTTCTTTTAATAAGTCATAAATTCCACCCGAAATTATCCAACCAAGTCCAGGAATAATCCCCTTTTTGTTATCTTCGTAAGTTGATATTTCAACATTTAAAGTCTTAAATGATTTCTTTGCAATATCCTTTACTAGTTTCTTTCCAGAAGCTGGGTTATATAGATTTTGTCCATAATTAACTCCAACACCGATTCCAGATTTTTTATCTTGTTCTCCAAATACTCTTTTGCTATAAGAATCTTTTCCTTTAATAGAAAATGACTCTTTCTCGCCTTCATCCTTATTCCAGGCAAAACCTATGTTGGCTCCTACAGAGAATGCAAAATTGGTTTTTTTGTCTTGATTAAAGCCAAGTTTATTTTCTGCTGGATTGAACACCCCATCCTTATCATCTGGCGTATTTGCTTTCTTCGAAATGTGTCCAAATGTAGAAAAATCGCTAGCAAATAGATCTATTCCCAAATCAGATCCTGTTTGGAAAATTAAATAGGTATTCTTATTGTTTATCTTTGCAATCCCAAGCTTATATTGAAAACCAAGAGAAGCTATAATAGATGTGTTTGACAGGGTTGGAACGACTAGATCAGATCCAATCGTAGCTTTATCCTTCAATCCGTACGTTATAGACGATCGGTTGAACTTTTTATTTCCAAATGCACCTGATACTCCAAAATTTAATTCAAGTGGTGTTTCTGCTACTACAGTTGTACTGTCTTTTTCTAGCTCATTTTTTATTGGTTTCCATTTTACTTGAGTCCCGTAAAGCATACCAGTGTAAATGTTATTATAAGGCTTGTTTTTGTCGTTTAGTTTTCCATGGTTTCTATTACCCGTTCCCGTAGCTCCAATTGCTAGTATAAGTTCCAATTGAGGGATACTGTATCCAAACTGCAGTGTTCCTATCTTTTTGGCTGTACCTCTTGCAAGAATTGTCTTTCGCAAGGCCCTGTCATCGCTAGGGAACCCATAGTAGTCACTCTTGATGCTAGTCATTGGAGCATAGCTAAACAATGATTCTTGATTAAAATCAAAGTCAGTCATTGAGTTCATCTTAACGTAAAAATCATATACATTTATTTTTGCTACGATATCGCCTACATCAAGCTTAAAAGAGGCGTCCTTTTGTCCTTCAACCTTTAAAGCTAAATCCTCTATTTTAACGTAAGCCGAAAAGGGATCGTCTTTCCCCACTTCTGCATGTTTTTTAAATGGCAAAAACTTAATTCCTATTTTACTTTTGTTTTCCAAGCCAGGAACTTGTTCATCCATGTCTAGCCTAAACTCACTGGTGTTTTCAAATTCGAATTTAGGTTTCCATAGATCTAGGCTAAACGAATCCTTCTCTTCCTTTTTGTCTTGCGTTGTGACTTGCGTCGTGTCTTGTGCAAAACCCGACGTAAAAGCGATCAGCCACAGACCAAAAACGTATAACATCAGTTTTTTATTCATTTGTATCTCCTTTGTTGTAAGACTTAGGTTTATTATAAGTTTTAAATAATACTTCATCTTGAGGCATTACTCCTTGGATAAAAATTCAAGCACCCCCGACTCATGATATTAACATTTAAACCAAAATTCAAGTATTTTTTAGTTTGAACTGCTTATTTTCAAATAAGACTGAAAATTAATATTTTTTCAGTCTTATTTGAAAATGTTTTGACTTATTAATATTTTGCTACCCTTATTTATTTAAATATTTAATTTAAAATTTACCTTATAGCAAGATAAACTAATATCCCTGATATAATAGTGTAGCAAAGAGCATACACGATAGTTTTTGATAATAGCCTTCCTTCTTGCCCGATAAGACCTGCAGTTGTAGTTGCTATTGTGATATTTTGGGGCGAAATCATTTTCCCTCCTGTTGCTCCTGTTGTGTTTGCAGCTGCGAGCCAATAAGGATTGGCAGAGATGTTTTCTGCAATTTGTATTTGTAAGGGCCCGAACAAAATGTTTGACACAGTATCACTGCCTGTTAAGAAAGTACCAAGAGCGCCTATTAATGGGCTGAATAATGGGTAAAGTGTTCCTGTTAAAATGGAGATGCCATCTGCGATGTCTTTTATCATTCCACTATGTGTCATGAGCCTTGATATTGATACTATACAAACAATTACAAATGAAGATAAGGCCATTTTTTTTACAGTGATTATAAATACTTTCAACTGTTCAACCAAAGGAACACCTCTTATTGAGTAGGACAATATTGTTGCAAAAAAAATTAATAATCCTGGTGAGGTTATCCATTTAAAGTGTGAGGGAGCCGTCCCGGGATAAATTTCAAGAATGGTCTTAAAGCTTGACAGGTATTTATTTATACTGTGGAAAAGTGGAGAAACAATTACTATGAATGAAACTATTAGAATATAAGGGAGACAAGCAAGAAAACCTTGTTTTACCGATACTTTTTCAGCGGCATGAGCTGAGTCTTTTTTTTCGAAAAATTTTACATAAATTATCGTTATAATCATTGAGAGCATGCTTCCAAGTACTGCAGGAAGTTCTGGTCCCAATGCTCTTGATACATAAATTTGAGATACTGCCATTGATATCCCTGAAAGGAGCGTGAGTGTAAATACTCCCCTAAGACCAGCAACACCCCCGCCCGCTAGCATTACTAATATGAACGGTATGACCATAGTTGGAAGCATTAATTGCAAGGCAATATCAGACGATACTACTTTAACATCTAGTCCTGTTGATTGGGCTAGAGATATGATAGGGATACCTACAGAACCATATGCAGTTGAAGATGTATTCATGATAAGACATATAAGACAGGCAAAGATCGGCTCAAACCCTATTGCCATTAATATTGAGACTGGAATTGCAACAGCAGTACCATACCCCGCAACCCCCTCTAAAAAATTCCCAAACCCCCACGCTACAAGTAAAACAATGATTCGCTTATCAGAGGATACATTTGATAACATAGACTTTATGATTTTCATGTCATTTTGGCTTTCAGACATTTTATAAGTAAAAATAGCAGCAATAATTACGATAACTATTGGCCATATTCCCATTATTGCTCCTTCAAGTATTGCAAGACTTGTATTAGCTACCCCTAAATTTTTATCAAATATAACCATTACAGTAGTCACTGCTAAGCATATTAGTAACACACAGTAAGCTGGTTTTTTTAATATCCCAAGCCCAACGACTATCAGTATGATTGGTACTAAGGCTTTCATGAAATCGTAAGAATTCATAATGTATTTACTCCTTTATAAATTATCCTTAAGTTTATAATAAATTTTCACGCAATAATATATAATGTTACTGCATGAAAATTGTCTCGACTATGTTACAGATTTTAATTTTATCTGGTGAGCTTTTTTCAGTTGATTTGGTTGAGGTTGAAAGAGTGGCAAAGGACGCAAAGTCGGTTGTTCTTCTTGAGTATGATACTAAGCGCGTTCTTTATGCAAGGGGATCTAATTTAATTCTTCCACCGGCATCTCTTACTAAACTCGTCACAATTTATACTGCTTTAATTGAGGCAAGGAAAAGGAATATAGATTTTAAGAGCATTGTTCCTATTAGTGGAGCCGCGTCATATTACAATGCTCCGCTAAATTCTTCTCTAATGTTTTTAGAAGAAGGACAGAGGGTGAATTTTGAAGAATTACTTAAAGGGCTTGCGGTTGCATCTGGAAATGATGCTGCTGTAGCTGTTGCTGAATTTATGACGGGAGGAGATTTAGACAATTTTATTAATTTAATGAATATTAATGTCCTAAACTTGGGACTTTTGAATATGCATTTTGTTGATGCATCAGGATATAGCGATAGTAATGAAATTACAGCAATAGAAATGGCATTGTTTGCAAGATCCTATATAGAAAAATTCGAATTTATGCTTAGTATACATTCTCTTGGAAGTTTTATTTATCCAAAACCTGAAAATTTGGGAAATACGTATTCTTCAAAGGTGTTAAATTTGAAGCAACACAATAAAAACCTTTTAATACACAGTTATCCCTGTGCTGATGGGCTTAAGACAGGTTATATTGGGAAATCTGGTTTAAATATGGTTGCTACAGCCAAAAGGGGAGGAATGAGATTAATATCCGTTATTTTAGGTGTTAATAAGGGGATTGGCAATGTGGGAGAAAAAAGACGTGCTTTGATTGCTGAGAAGTTATTTGAATATGGGTTTAATAATTATCATAAATTTTCTTTCATTGTAAAATCAGAAGAAAGGGTCTATAATGGGGACACGAGTACAGTCGATATCTCGTCTAGGGTGCCTTTTAGGTATGTTTTTTCAAAAGATGAAGTTGGTAGAGTGAAGGTTTACTCCCGTGTGAGGGATTTGGTTGCTCCACTTGGTGGGGATGATGTGGTTGGAAAAGCTGAGTTTTTTTTGGATAACGATAAACTGGGTGAGTTAAGTTTGTTCAGTCGGTGTGTTAGGAGATTGGGATTTTTAAATAGTTTTTATAAGTTTGTTGTGAGTTTTTTCGAAAGAGAGTAATAGAGTCTATGTTAAGTCATTTTAATTTTAAGTTAAAAAGAGATGTTACGATAATAGTTCCGGGAGAAGCTTTTGTATCAAGTAATAGGGTTATTTCTACAATACTTGGGTCTTGTGTTTCTGTTGTCCTTCATGATGGGGTTCGTAATGTTATTGGAGCAAATCACTATGTTTTGGTTAAGTCGGATTCGGAGGTGTCTTCTTCACAGAAAGGTAGATATGGAGTTTACGCTATTCCTATGCTAATTGATGCCATGTTGGATAGTGGTTCCTCTAAAAATAATCTTAAGGCGAAGCTTTTTGGTGGGGCTAATTTCATGGCAGGGGGAGCTATAAAGGTGGGGTCTGAGAATTCAGAGTTTGCAGTTAATGTTTTGGCTAAGTACGGCATTCCGATTTTGAGTAAAGATTTTGATCAGTCTAAATCTAGGAAGATTTTTGCTTATCCTGAAAACTTTAGAGTTGTGGTGGAATATCCAGATGATGTCAAGGTTTTTTAATTTTGCTTAATGATCAGGTCAGGTAAGCTTATTAGTTTAGTACAAAGCTGTTACCACTATTGATGCGTCCCCTTTGACAATTATCGGTGTTGGAGTTGAAAAGGCAGGAGTTGTTGCTTATAGAATGACTTATCTTTTCGTGAGTGACATTGCTTAGAAAGAAGTTTTGGATCTTATCTTTACGATTTCTTTGATTTTGACGATCTCATCTTGAGTCCCAAAGAGATATTAAATGAAGAATTGGAGTTGCATCCTAAAGCGTAAATTTAGGACGTATTAGATATTATCATCTGGTTTTAGTTTTACCGAAAAAGATAATGCGGAGTTTAGCGAGAAACATTCAAACAGATAAAAATATGTTCTGATTTAAAGATAAAAACATTAATGTTAGTTTGATGACTGTGCATGCGGCTAAGTGACTTGAATTTGACGATGTGGTTTTTGCTGTGGATGAGGATAAATTAGAAGAAGGAAGACATGCTTTTATGTTGCATTTACTGAATCTAGGGAATCTCTTAAGCGTACGATGGCCATTAAAAGGAAACAAGATAAACAAATACCTGAACAAATTCCTTCAAAATCTGTTTCAGAGGTTCCAGAAAAGTTTTTAAGTCTAAGTATGAATGATTTTAGTAATCAAGATCGTTTCTCATAAGTTTAGATTTTGCATTCTAGATTGCATTTTAGTATTATGAAGTAGTTTTACCAAGCAAATGTATCTAGTATGGAATTTCTATTAACTTTTTTAATCAAGGAGTAAATATGGAACATATTGTAATTGATTATTTCAGAAGAATATCTCAAATACCTAGGTGTTCAAAGAATGTAGAAGGGATTAACAATTATATTAAAAATGAGGCTAAAAAATTTGGGTATCCTCTCAAGAAAGACAGCATAGGTAATATTGTGGTCAAGGTTAAGTCTAATGGTATTGTAAATTCAGAGCCTATTATTCTTCAAGCCCACACGGACATGGTTTGTGAGAAAAATGAGGATGTTGTTCATGATTTTAAGAAAGATCCTATTCATATAATTGAAAATGATGGATATTTGGTAGCATCGGGTACTACTCTTGGTGCTGATGATGGGATTGGAGTTGCTATGATGCTTGCTATTATGAGTGAGGCTAATAGCTTCAGACATCCTGAATTAGAACTTCTATTTACTGTTGATGAGGAGATAGGGCTAATAGGAGCCATTGGGCTTGATCCCAGTTTATGTAGTGGGAAGATGTTAATTAATCTTGATGGAGAGGAAGAGGGTTATTTCCTCGTCGGATGTGCTGGTTCTCGCCTTGTTAATATTAATTTTAAACCAAAATATAGAGTGAGTAAAAAAAATGTGGGAGTTGAGATTCTGTTCACTGGGCTTAAAGGGGGGCATTCTGGGGCAGATATTCATATTGATTTAGGAAACTCTTTAAAATTGATGTTTTTTGCTTTAAGTGAACTCAGATCAAGGATAGATTTTGATGTTGAATATATCTCTGGGGGGGATAAAAGCAATGCAATTCCTAGGGAAGCAAAATCTTTCATATTAATCGATCCTGAAGATTATGTTTCCCTAGAGAAGGAATTAGGATCATTCAAGCTTAAGGTAAAGAGAATGTATACTCTTGATTGTGATTTCAAGATTAAGCTAAAGAAGGTTAGTTTTTCAGGAATTGCTCTAGAAAACGTGGATCAAGATAAGATTTTAAATATGGGTATGGCCTTCTTACACGGGGTTCAGAAGGTTGAAGATTATGGAAATAGGCTTATTAGAACCTCTTTAAATTTTGCTAGTTTGTTGAAATTGAATGATGAATATCAGTTTGTCTTTACAATAAGGTCGTTGTTAGACATCGAGAAAGAATATGTTTTTAGTCATTTAAGGGCAATTAGTGGGCTTGCAGGAGCTAGATTTGAAATAGTATATGATTATCCCGCATGGAATTCGAATAAGGATAGTAAGCTTGTAAATCATCTTAAGAGTGTGTACAAAGGTATGTATTTAGAGGACCCAAGAACTATTGTGATTCATGCTGGCCTTGAGACTGGAATAATATCTTCAAAATTTGGAGGAATAGATTCAGTTACTATTGGTCCCTGGATTGAGGCTCCCCATACGCCAAGAGAGAGAGTCAATATTGAGTCAACTATTAGAGTTTATAATTTTTTAAAGACTAGTTTAGACAGTATGTAGGCTTTTTGTTTATTTTACTCGGGGATGGGTACGTAGTTTTGTTGACTTACATTTTAAATGTATATAAAATGAAGTTGCGTGTAATTTAAATGTAATTGGTGGTTGTAGCTCAGTTGGTAGAGCACCGGATTGTGGTTCCGGCTGTCGCGGGTTCAATCCCCGTCAATCACCTTGGGTTTGTGATGCACTCATAGCTCAATTGGATAGAGCATTGGACTTCGAATCCAAGGGTTGCAGGTTCGAGTCCTGCTGGGTGCGAAATGTAGGGTGTTTGTGCTTGAAAAAGCTTTTTAAGTTTTGTATACTACCTAGGAATGCAGGAGTGGTGAAACTGGCAGACACGCTAGACTTAGGATCTAGTGCCTTTGGCGTGTGGGTTCGACTCCCACCTTCTGCAAGAAATGCGAAAGTAACTCAGGGGTAGAGTGTCACCTTGCCAAGGTGAAAGTCGCGGGTTCAAATCCCGTCTTTCGCTTAAGTGTTTATTGCTATAGTTTGTTTTTTTAGAGGAATTGTGTGATATTAAGTAAGGACGTGAGGTTGCTTTCGGACTCTAGGGTAGAGGCTGTTGTTAGAGTTTCTAGGGATTTTGTTAAAGGTAAATATGATGAGTTTTTAAGGGATTATTCTTCTCGCCTCAGAGTACAGGGGTTTAGGGTGGGGAAAGTGCCTTTTGGTGTTATTGAGAGTAAATATTCTGATAATTTAAGGGCTTTGACTGTGGAGAAGGTTATCCGTGAGTCTTTGGAAGATCTTTTCAAGAGTGTCGTTTATAAACCGTTGGCTTATGCTACTCCTAAAATATTGGAAGAGAAGTTAGATGTAGATTTTGAGAAGGATTTTGAGTTTACTGTTGCGTATGAGGCTTATCCTGAATTTGAAGTACCAGATATTGCTGATATTGTTGTAGAAGTGCCTGAAGTTATTATTTCTGATTCTGATGTTGAAGACGGTCTTAAGCAATTACAGGCAGAGAACTCGATTGTTGTTGAGGATAAAGGTAGCGTTAAGAAGGGTAGTATTGTTAAGGTTGATTTTGTTGAGCTTGATGATTCTTTGGGAGAGATATTATCGACTAGAAGACAAGATTTTGTCTTCACTGTGGGGGATTCTAATAATTATTATGGGTTTGATGAAGATATCATTGGAATGAAGAGGGGCGAGGAGAGGGTCGTAGAGAAAAGTTATGATGAGGGATATAGGTTTAGGGAGCTTGCGGGTTCTGTTAAAAAATTGAAGATTACTGTTGCAGACGTTAAAAGACGTGATGTTCCTGAGCTTGATGATGATTTTGCAAAAGATGTTAATGATAGTCTTAATACGCTAGAAGAACTTAAGGAACGCATAAGAGTAGATATGTTAAAACTTGTAGAGGAGAAGAAGGAGGCTCTTAAACTTTCAAAATTTTTGTTTGGGATTGCAGAGAAGTTGAGTATAGAAATTCCTCCTTCCATGCTTGAAGCTGAGCTTAACAATGCTTTAAGTAAATTTTCAGAGCAGAGTAAGATCAGTGTTGATCAGGCTAGAAGTTCTTTAAGTGAATTAGAAAGTTCGGATGATGTTTTTAAGGAAAAATTGCTTAAGAATTTAAAGTCTAGGTTAATTTTGCAAAAGATTGTAGCTGATGATAGCGAGGAAGTTACGGATGCTGATTTGGATTTGGAGTTGGCTAGACAGGCTGAAAATACAAGGATGAAATTGGCAGAGATTCGAAAATTTTATGAAGAGAGAGATTTAATACAGATTTTGAAGGATGAAGTTAAGAGCCAAAAGGTTAGGAGTAAGATTTTAAAAAATGTCAAAGAAATTAGAGCTAAAAAAATTTCTTTCAAAGATTTTTTAAATAGTGAAATGGGTGAGTAATGACACGAGAGTATATGTATAATTTAGTCCCTACTGTTGTGGAGCACACGGGGAATTATGAACGGGTCTTTGATATATATTCAAGATTATTAAGGGATAGGATAATTTTTTTAAGCGGTGAGATTAGCGATGTTAAGGCAGATACGGTTATTGCACAGCTTCTTTTTTTGGAATCTGAGAATTCTGACAGGGATGTACATGTTTATATAAATTCTCCGGGGGGCAGTATAACTGCGGGGCTTGCAATTTACGATACTATGCAGTATATCAAGCCGGATGTTAGAACTATTTGTATTGGGCAGGCAGCTTCAATGGCTGCGTTTTTGCTTGCAGGGGGCACTAAGGGAAAAAGGGAATCACTGTCATATTCAAGAATAATGATTCATCAGCCTTGGGGAGGAATAGGGGGACAGGCTAGTGATATTAGCATACAGGCAAATGAAATCATAAGGCTTAAGGGATTGATAATAGATATTATGTCTAGTAGACTGGGGGTTTCTAGGAAGAAATTATCTCTTGATATTGAAAGAGATTACTTTATGACACCGAGTGATGCTCTTGTTTACGGAATTATTGACAATATTTTGGAGAGGAATTAATTTTGGATAACGTGTTATATGGCAAGAAATAAGAATCAAAAGATTGAGGAATGCTCTTTTTGTGGTCGTGTTAGGGCCGAAAAGGAGAAAATGATTACAACGAAATCTGTTACTATTTGCTTTGAATGTTCTAGGGGGTGTTACAATCTTTTTCAAGAAGAGGCTGGTAGATTTGTGAATAGTAAGTCATATGAAGAACTTCCATCTCCTAAACAACTAAAAAATCATCTTGATAAATATGTTATTGGACAGGAAGATGCAAAGAAGGTTTTGTCTGTGGCTGTTTATAATCATTATAAGAGAATATTTAGAGGTAGTGCGATTGAGGGTGGAATTGAGCTTGAAAAATCTAATATATTGATTGTTGGGCCTACTGGGAGTGGAAAAACTTTGCTTGCTAAGAAGTTGGCTGATGAGATGAATGTTCCTTTTACTATTGTGGACGCTACAACGCTTACTGAGGCTGGTTATGTGGGTGAGGATGTTGAGAATATTTTACTTAAGCTTATTCATGCTGCACAGGGAGATATAGGGTTTGCGGAGAGAGGTATTATTTATATAGACGAGATAGATAAGATTGCCAAGAAGGGTGAGAATGTCTCAATCACTAGGGATGTGTCTGGGGAAGGGGTTCAGCAGGCTTTGCTGAAAATCATTGAGGGTACTGTTGCTAATGTACCACCAAGGGGAGGCAGGAAACATCCTTATGAGGATACTATTGAAATTAATACGCAGGATATACTTTTCATATGCGGTGGGGCTTTTGTAGGACTTGAAAAGATTATTCAGAAAAGAATTAACAAAAGCGCTATTGGATTTTCATCTGCTGATAAAAAAGAGATTGAAGGGGATAATTTTTTAAAATATTTAGAGATGGAAGATTTAGTTAAATTTGGACTCATTCCGGAGTTTGTGGGTAGGCTTCCTGTGCATTCTTATCTTGAGGGGCTAGGAAAACAAGATTTGATTAAAATATTAATTGAACCTGATAATTCTATTTTAAAGCAATATCATCATATGTTTAA
This is a stretch of genomic DNA from Borrelia sp. P9F1. It encodes these proteins:
- a CDS encoding D-alanyl-D-alanine carboxypeptidase family protein, yielding MKIVSTMLQILILSGELFSVDLVEVERVAKDAKSVVLLEYDTKRVLYARGSNLILPPASLTKLVTIYTALIEARKRNIDFKSIVPISGAASYYNAPLNSSLMFLEEGQRVNFEELLKGLAVASGNDAAVAVAEFMTGGDLDNFINLMNINVLNLGLLNMHFVDASGYSDSNEITAIEMALFARSYIEKFEFMLSIHSLGSFIYPKPENLGNTYSSKVLNLKQHNKNLLIHSYPCADGLKTGYIGKSGLNMVATAKRGGMRLISVILGVNKGIGNVGEKRRALIAEKLFEYGFNNYHKFSFIVKSEERVYNGDTSTVDISSRVPFRYVFSKDEVGRVKVYSRVRDLVAPLGGDDVVGKAEFFLDNDKLGELSLFSRCVRRLGFLNSFYKFVVSFFERE
- a CDS encoding lactate permease LctP family transporter; the encoded protein is MNSYDFMKALVPIILIVVGLGILKKPAYCVLLICLAVTTVMVIFDKNLGVANTSLAILEGAIMGIWPIVIVIIAAIFTYKMSESQNDMKIIKSMLSNVSSDKRIIVLLVAWGFGNFLEGVAGYGTAVAIPVSILMAIGFEPIFACLICLIMNTSSTAYGSVGIPIISLAQSTGLDVKVVSSDIALQLMLPTMVIPFILVMLAGGGVAGLRGVFTLTLLSGISMAVSQIYVSRALGPELPAVLGSMLSMIITIIYVKFFEKKDSAHAAEKVSVKQGFLACLPYILIVSFIVIVSPLFHSINKYLSSFKTILEIYPGTAPSHFKWITSPGLLIFFATILSYSIRGVPLVEQLKVFIITVKKMALSSFVIVCIVSISRLMTHSGMIKDIADGISILTGTLYPLFSPLIGALGTFLTGSDTVSNILFGPLQIQIAENISANPYWLAAANTTGATGGKMISPQNITIATTTAGLIGQEGRLLSKTIVYALCYTIISGILVYLAIR
- the clpP gene encoding ATP-dependent Clp endopeptidase proteolytic subunit ClpP, which codes for MYNLVPTVVEHTGNYERVFDIYSRLLRDRIIFLSGEISDVKADTVIAQLLFLESENSDRDVHVYINSPGGSITAGLAIYDTMQYIKPDVRTICIGQAASMAAFLLAGGTKGKRESLSYSRIMIHQPWGGIGGQASDISIQANEIIRLKGLIIDIMSSRLGVSRKKLSLDIERDYFMTPSDALVYGIIDNILERN
- a CDS encoding chemotaxis protein CheD (catalyzes the conversion of glutamine residues to glutamate on methyl-accepting chemotaxis receptors), which codes for MLSHFNFKLKRDVTIIVPGEAFVSSNRVISTILGSCVSVVLHDGVRNVIGANHYVLVKSDSEVSSSQKGRYGVYAIPMLIDAMLDSGSSKNNLKAKLFGGANFMAGGAIKVGSENSEFAVNVLAKYGIPILSKDFDQSKSRKIFAYPENFRVVVEYPDDVKVF
- the clpX gene encoding ATP-dependent protease ATP-binding subunit ClpX, giving the protein MARNKNQKIEECSFCGRVRAEKEKMITTKSVTICFECSRGCYNLFQEEAGRFVNSKSYEELPSPKQLKNHLDKYVIGQEDAKKVLSVAVYNHYKRIFRGSAIEGGIELEKSNILIVGPTGSGKTLLAKKLADEMNVPFTIVDATTLTEAGYVGEDVENILLKLIHAAQGDIGFAERGIIYIDEIDKIAKKGENVSITRDVSGEGVQQALLKIIEGTVANVPPRGGRKHPYEDTIEINTQDILFICGGAFVGLEKIIQKRINKSAIGFSSADKKEIEGDNFLKYLEMEDLVKFGLIPEFVGRLPVHSYLEGLGKQDLIKILIEPDNSILKQYHHMFKMDNVDLVFEKDAIDAIAEEAMSKNTGARGLRSILEELLKHTMFEVPSIKPAKKVIVTKESVLSKNIEPLILTGKQVNKVWPKELYEINSKSN
- a CDS encoding integrin-binding adhesin P66 family protein; its protein translation is MNKKLMLYVFGLWLIAFTSGFAQDTTQVTTQDKKEEKDSFSLDLWKPKFEFENTSEFRLDMDEQVPGLENKSKIGIKFLPFKKHAEVGKDDPFSAYVKIEDLALKVEGQKDASFKLDVGDIVAKINVYDFYVKMNSMTDFDFNQESLFSYAPMTSIKSDYYGFPSDDRALRKTILARGTAKKIGTLQFGYSIPQLELILAIGATGTGNRNHGKLNDKNKPYNNIYTGMLYGTQVKWKPIKNELEKDSTTVVAETPLELNFGVSGAFGNKKFNRSSITYGLKDKATIGSDLVVPTLSNTSIIASLGFQYKLGIAKINNKNTYLIFQTGSDLGIDLFASDFSTFGHISKKANTPDDKDGVFNPAENKLGFNQDKKTNFAFSVGANIGFAWNKDEGEKESFSIKGKDSYSKRVFGEQDKKSGIGVGVNYGQNLYNPASGKKLVKDIAKKSFKTLNVEISTYEDNKKGIIPGLGWIISGGIYDLLKEKPNVDDIIALLNQTTPVSDEPSVSFVSAAKLGAALYVDYAIPLASISPKSYVTPYVGTHILGSFKGSDKKLYLKAGLDLEKLIKFTTITLGWDSNDILAKKDRAGSVFLSFKVAFDE
- the pepD gene encoding beta-Ala-His dipeptidase, producing MEHIVIDYFRRISQIPRCSKNVEGINNYIKNEAKKFGYPLKKDSIGNIVVKVKSNGIVNSEPIILQAHTDMVCEKNEDVVHDFKKDPIHIIENDGYLVASGTTLGADDGIGVAMMLAIMSEANSFRHPELELLFTVDEEIGLIGAIGLDPSLCSGKMLINLDGEEEGYFLVGCAGSRLVNINFKPKYRVSKKNVGVEILFTGLKGGHSGADIHIDLGNSLKLMFFALSELRSRIDFDVEYISGGDKSNAIPREAKSFILIDPEDYVSLEKELGSFKLKVKRMYTLDCDFKIKLKKVSFSGIALENVDQDKILNMGMAFLHGVQKVEDYGNRLIRTSLNFASLLKLNDEYQFVFTIRSLLDIEKEYVFSHLRAISGLAGARFEIVYDYPAWNSNKDSKLVNHLKSVYKGMYLEDPRTIVIHAGLETGIISSKFGGIDSVTIGPWIEAPHTPRERVNIESTIRVYNFLKTSLDSM
- the tig gene encoding trigger factor; translation: MILSKDVRLLSDSRVEAVVRVSRDFVKGKYDEFLRDYSSRLRVQGFRVGKVPFGVIESKYSDNLRALTVEKVIRESLEDLFKSVVYKPLAYATPKILEEKLDVDFEKDFEFTVAYEAYPEFEVPDIADIVVEVPEVIISDSDVEDGLKQLQAENSIVVEDKGSVKKGSIVKVDFVELDDSLGEILSTRRQDFVFTVGDSNNYYGFDEDIIGMKRGEERVVEKSYDEGYRFRELAGSVKKLKITVADVKRRDVPELDDDFAKDVNDSLNTLEELKERIRVDMLKLVEEKKEALKLSKFLFGIAEKLSIEIPPSMLEAELNNALSKFSEQSKISVDQARSSLSELESSDDVFKEKLLKNLKSRLILQKIVADDSEEVTDADLDLELARQAENTRMKLAEIRKFYEERDLIQILKDEVKSQKVRSKILKNVKEIRAKKISFKDFLNSEMGE